The following are encoded in a window of Kitasatospora fiedleri genomic DNA:
- a CDS encoding chromate transporter: protein MVAGDAVERVPLTVIAREWGRIGVLGFGGPPAHILLLRRLCVERRGWIAASEFEDGIAATNLLPGPASTQLAILTAWRLRGTAGALVGGAAFILPGLALILLLSGLFLAGDPPRWVLGAAAGAGGAVAAVAVQAATTLVPASLARSGPGPARVRWTVYLLLGTAAAILTGPWLVLVLLATGAAEIAFRRREHRRERGRERGRECGRGCGRGCTGAEGTSPTGDAALGRPDADPPRAPGSPQRSPRAALPLLVPGLAATGGPGALAWVALKVGALSYGGGFVIIPLMQQDAVERYHWMTDGQFLNAVALGQLTPGPVVQTVSVVGYAAAGVPGGLLAAAVAFAPSFLFVLFGAAHFDRLRADTAVQDFLTGAGPAVIGAIAGSALPLALALGRPWQYAVLVLAALWLLVLRRGVVPCLLGAAGLGVLAAVTGAALP, encoded by the coding sequence GTGGTGGCGGGGGACGCGGTGGAACGGGTGCCGCTCACGGTGATCGCCCGCGAGTGGGGCCGGATCGGTGTCCTGGGCTTCGGCGGCCCGCCCGCGCACATCCTGCTGCTGCGCCGGCTCTGCGTGGAGCGGCGCGGCTGGATCGCCGCGAGCGAGTTCGAGGACGGCATCGCCGCCACCAACCTGCTGCCCGGCCCAGCCTCCACCCAGCTGGCGATCCTCACGGCCTGGCGGCTGCGCGGCACCGCCGGGGCGCTGGTCGGCGGCGCGGCGTTCATCCTGCCCGGGCTGGCGCTGATCCTGCTGCTGTCCGGGCTGTTCCTGGCGGGCGACCCGCCGCGCTGGGTGCTCGGCGCTGCCGCGGGCGCGGGCGGGGCGGTCGCCGCCGTCGCCGTGCAGGCCGCCACCACCCTCGTCCCGGCCAGCCTGGCGCGCTCCGGCCCCGGCCCGGCCCGGGTCCGCTGGACCGTCTACCTGCTGCTCGGCACCGCCGCCGCGATCCTCACCGGGCCGTGGCTGGTGCTGGTCCTGCTGGCCACCGGCGCCGCCGAGATCGCCTTCCGTCGACGCGAGCACCGGCGCGAGCGCGGGCGCGAGCGCGGGCGCGAGTGCGGACGCGGGTGCGGACGCGGGTGCACAGGTGCGGAGGGAACCAGCCCAACGGGGGACGCCGCACTGGGCCGACCGGACGCGGACCCGCCGCGCGCGCCCGGGAGCCCGCAGCGGTCCCCGCGCGCCGCGCTGCCGCTGCTGGTGCCCGGCCTCGCCGCGACCGGCGGCCCGGGCGCGCTGGCCTGGGTCGCGCTCAAGGTCGGGGCGCTGTCCTACGGCGGCGGCTTCGTGATCATCCCGCTGATGCAGCAGGACGCCGTCGAGCGCTACCACTGGATGACCGACGGCCAGTTCCTGAACGCCGTCGCGCTCGGCCAGCTCACCCCCGGCCCGGTGGTGCAGACCGTCTCGGTGGTCGGCTATGCCGCCGCGGGCGTCCCGGGCGGGCTGCTCGCCGCGGCGGTGGCCTTCGCGCCGTCCTTCCTGTTCGTGCTGTTCGGTGCGGCGCACTTCGACCGGCTGCGCGCCGACACCGCCGTCCAGGACTTCCTCACCGGCGCCGGCCCCGCCGTCATCGGCGCGATCGCCGGCTCCGCCCTCCCGCTCGCCCTGGCCCTCGGCCGCCCCTGGCAGTAC